In Vibrio sp. STUT-A11, a genomic segment contains:
- a CDS encoding MalM family protein → MKLKPLATLLMALSLGACSSLPEQTFNTDFNTQACCSSINALPLTALSTPFHQQVVMDANLPTLSAAALSGSETASSQALPVTGYRITVDTPFSLLVRSYIDNNSLFAANIRVYDGNWQLISDYSAETFDYQTTGMRGLERIESVVTINPQLNGAKYIVIASNNALLGKELTRTHPEQVYADSQNIIGNKQLPLTAEYQPFGVIDVTTSASDNNAVLTLLAELGKNPDAQQQVEVAHGSVSESPQAWSHYREQIDAALEENNVKQAAEIANKAEEQGITQAKDYLVQQLAK, encoded by the coding sequence ATGAAATTAAAACCGTTGGCAACTCTACTTATGGCACTGTCTCTTGGTGCGTGTAGTAGCTTACCAGAACAAACTTTCAATACTGACTTCAACACTCAGGCTTGCTGCTCATCAATCAACGCTCTGCCCCTAACGGCATTGTCGACGCCTTTCCACCAGCAAGTCGTTATGGACGCCAATTTGCCCACATTGAGTGCCGCGGCTTTATCGGGTTCAGAAACCGCTTCATCACAAGCACTTCCTGTAACGGGCTACCGAATCACCGTAGATACGCCTTTCTCACTGTTAGTTCGCTCTTATATCGATAACAATTCACTATTTGCTGCGAACATTCGCGTTTATGACGGCAATTGGCAGCTAATTTCTGACTACTCAGCTGAAACGTTTGACTACCAAACGACCGGAATGCGCGGATTAGAACGCATTGAAAGCGTCGTCACTATCAATCCACAACTGAATGGCGCGAAATACATTGTTATCGCGTCAAATAATGCCCTGCTTGGTAAAGAGTTAACCCGCACTCATCCCGAACAAGTCTACGCAGATTCACAAAATATTATTGGCAACAAGCAATTACCTCTCACAGCGGAATACCAACCATTTGGCGTAATTGACGTTACCACCAGTGCGTCGGACAATAATGCGGTACTGACACTTTTGGCAGAGCTCGGCAAGAATCCTGATGCTCAACAACAAGTGGAAGTTGCACACGGGTCAGTATCAGAATCACCACAAGCTTGGTCGCACTACCGTGAACAAATTGATGCAGCTCTGGAAGAGAACAACGTAAAACAAGCAGCAGAAATCGCAAATAAAGCCGAAGAGCAAGGCATTACCCAAGCAAAAGACTATCTCGTGCAGCAGTTAGCTAAATAG